One genomic region from Candidatus Methylomirabilota bacterium encodes:
- a CDS encoding dolichyl-phosphate beta-glucosyltransferase, translating to MSPPRWSVVIPAFNEALRLTRYPEEVADFFAGRGEPYEVLVVDDGSTDRTAGVVEAAARAHRTVRLFRSEGNRGKGATVRQGMLAARGALRLLTDADGATPIAEVERLENALVSGADIAIGSRWLPHRGVSVNARRHRVAAGRLFNWIVARLGLGVIADSQCGFNAVTAAAARDLFPRLQTAGFGFDVELLLLSRAHGYRIVEVPVNWTDQAGSKTGVLKSGPRMLCEIVLTRLRIGRAA from the coding sequence ACGAGGCGCTGCGTCTGACGAGATACCCGGAGGAGGTCGCGGACTTCTTCGCAGGGCGGGGGGAGCCCTACGAGGTGCTGGTCGTGGACGACGGGAGCACCGACCGGACCGCCGGCGTGGTCGAGGCGGCCGCTCGCGCGCATCGGACGGTGCGGCTGTTCCGCAGCGAGGGCAACCGGGGCAAGGGTGCCACGGTGCGCCAGGGTATGCTGGCGGCCCGCGGCGCCCTCCGGCTCCTCACGGACGCCGATGGGGCGACCCCCATCGCCGAGGTGGAGCGGCTCGAGAACGCCTTGGTGTCGGGGGCCGACATCGCCATCGGCTCGCGGTGGCTGCCCCATCGAGGCGTGTCGGTCAATGCGCGGCGCCACCGCGTGGCGGCGGGGCGCCTCTTCAATTGGATTGTGGCCCGGCTCGGGCTCGGGGTGATCGCCGACTCGCAGTGCGGATTCAACGCCGTCACGGCCGCCGCCGCCAGAGACCTGTTCCCGCGTCTGCAGACCGCCGGCTTCGGCTTCGACGTCGAGCTGCTCTTGCTGTCGCGCGCTCACGGGTACCGCATCGTCGAAGTGCCGGTGAACTGGACTGACCAGGCGGGCAGCAAGACCGGTGTCCTCAAGAGCGGCCCCCGGATGCTCTGTGAGATCGTGCTGACGCGGCTGCGTATTGGAAGAGCCGCGTGA